CTTGTATATATAAGCAATTTAGCTATTTAGGTCCCTCCATTCCAGTAAAACGGGAGTGGTTTTGGTTGTTTTTAGTATATCTGAGGTATCTCGATTTTAGTTGTATAAACGCAACTTTCCAAGTACAAACGATTATAAGTACTTATAATCGTTTGTAAACGGCTATGCAATAGCACCTCAAATCATCAGCACACTAAAATACACTACTCCAACTAATCTCCTTTACGCATTTCCTCATTATAGCCAACTTTTTATAAGTTATTTTTAATGATGCCTTGGGAAGTATTGTGGTTCCTCACATTTTCGCGAAAGCGTACCACAAAAAAAAATCGGCCACCCTGTGAAGGATAACCGATGTTATAGTGATTTACTAGTGTTATTTGTTCTTATAATGATTTGATGGCTAAGGTGAGGATGAGCTATACCACGTAGCTGATTTTACAGCTGCGTGTGTTTATGGACACACATTACATCTCAACATAAAGAAACGATTGAGTATTTATGTAAATGCTGCTTCGGTCATCTGGTTATTCATCATGGCACCTGCCATATTTCCCGTAGCCACAGCTTTTGAAACAGCTCTAAAAAGGCTCGAATTATCACCGCAAGCAAACACGCCATCTACCGTAGTTTTTTGAAAATCATCTACTTTGATAAGCTTTTGCTCCGTAAGCTCGCATCCTAGCATTGCTGGAATGTCGCAGTGTTGCTCAATATCTGGTCGTGCGTATATGGCTTCTAGCTCAAATGTAGTATTGTCTTTAAACACAAGTTGGTTTATTTGCCCATGATCATGTTGCACCTGCGTGATTTCCTTTTCATTTATTGAGATGTTATGTCTCTTAATTTTATCGTGTTGTTCTCTAGTGAGGGTTGACGTGCCATTTGTAAATATAGTAAGGTCTGTTGTCCAGTTACGTATGAGTTGTGCATAGTGAAAGGCAACATCTCCATTTGCTATAATTCCTGTTTTTTTGTGCTTTACCTCGTAGCCGTGGCAGTATGGGCAATGTATGGCAGAGATACCCCAGCATTGAGAAAAACCTTTTATATCTGGCATTATATCCTTTATCCCAGTGGCAAAGATGAGTTTACTGGCTTTAAATTTTTCTCCCTTTTTTGTAGTTATACTAAAACCATCATCAGTTTTTGCCCCACTAATGGCAAGGTCATTATGTATTTGAACAGTGTTATACTGTAATACCTGAGCTGTTGCTATTCTTGCAATTTCACTGGGCTTTTCACCATCTTGAGTGATAAAGTTGTGAGAATGTGGTGTCTGTCTATTACAAGGTAAATCGCTATCAATTATAAGTACGTCTCGAAGGGATCTCCCTAATGCCATAGCAGCTGATAGTCCTGCATAGCTGCCGCCAATGATTATTACATCAAATTTTTTATTACTAGCCATACCTTGTATTGTGTTAAAAGCGGTTAATGGAAGAGGTAATATCATCGCAGATAATGCAAGTGTGCCTTGCTTTATAATTATCCTCCTTCTCATTGCTTTGATTTTTAGGTAAATATACAACAAGTATACTTTATCGCGACATTGTCGCAATAAAGTTAACGCGATTAATTTGCATTAACTTTGCATTTTTAAAAGCAATGCATGAAACGTAGGAATACTCCATCTAAAGAGGCTGTGTTGAATTTACTTTCAAACACAGGGAAGGCGATGAGTCGTGAGGCTATCGAGCAAAAATTAAATGTAGAGATTGATCGAGCTACCATCTATAGGGTGTTAAATCGCTTCCATGAAGATGGAATGGTACATAAAATTATTGCCGAAGATGGCAAGCAGTACTTTGCTCTTTGCATGGACTGCGATGATAAGAATATGTCTGATAATCATTTTCACTTTCGTTGTAAAAGTTGTGACACCATCGAGTGCTTGCCAGAGACAGTTCATTTTACAGTGCCAGATGGGTATAGTGTAAACAGTATAAACTGTGTGTTAAGCGGCATATGTAATGATTGCGCGTAAACTCATTGTTGCTCGCATGGGTGACATTTTATATGATGTTATATGAGTAGATTTTTAAAAGGAGTTTTTAATCATGATTTCTCAGATTACGCTTTCGCGAAAGAATAACGTAAAAAAAATCGGCTACCCTGTGAAGGGTGGCCGATTTGTGTGATTGATTAGAGTGGCTATAAACTCTCTAATTAGTTTTTGTAACATCATCATAGCGAAGTTCAATTCTCTTTTTTCGCTTTCCGTATTCTACGATTATAGAGTCGGCATTAAGTCCTATGATTTTACCGTCTATGATATCGCGTTTTCTTTTAAAGACAACATTATCACCTACATTTAATTCTATCTCTGCAGTTGCACTGGTGTTAACATTGACGTTTGCTTTTTGAATTCCCCAAACGTCACCTATGATTTTTACTTTCTTTCCGTTACTCTTAACGTAAATCTTAGTATTTCTTAAGAATTCGCCTTCATGTTCTTTAGTTAAATTGTCTACAGCTTGTTCTAAAGCATCGTTTTCGGCTGTTGCGACGGCTTCTACTTCTCTCTCTAGCATTACATATTGCGTAGTGTCATCTATGTTTCTATTGCTTATTCCTGTGAGATCTCCAATCCTGACATATCTACCGCATGATGTGAGGGTTGTTAATAGTATTCCAATTACGAGTAGGTGACTTTTTTTCATTCTTTAAAAATTATAATTATTGATTTGGGTTTATTGGTCTTTGAGAGCTCTTTTTAAAGCTCTTAGCATTAATTACGAGCTAAAATATATATTCTATTTGTTTTATGATTACGCATTTCCTCATTATGGTCAATTTTTTACAAGTTATTTTTAATGATGTCTTGGGAAGTGTTGTGGTTGCTCATATTTTCGCGAGAGCGCATAATAAAAAAAAATCGACTATCCTGTGGAGGGTGGCCGAGATTATGTGATTTTAAAGTTCATTCTTTAAAAATAGACAAGGTTGCTTTTTAGTTTTTTGCAAATTCAATTAATTGGTTGATGTTGCCCTTATCGGCTTCTCTTAGAGCTTTTATATATTGCTGTCTCGTCTCATTAGCTTTAACCATATTTGATTGCTGCCAAGAAAATATTTCTTTGTTAAATATTGATTCCATAATAATGTCTGCCATCATTCGGGAATGTCTTCCATTTCCATTAGGAAAGCAATGAATGGATACGATACGATGTTTAAACCGTATTGCTATTTCTTCTGGTAAAAAAGTGTTGTTATCTATCCAATAGGTTGTGTCGTCAAGTAAATTTTTCAACTCAATTCCTATTTGAGTCCACGGTATTCCAATGTTTTTTTCGGATTTTCTAAATACTCCAGCCCATTTCCAAACATCTCCATACATTTTTTTGTGAACCTCTTTTACAAACTTTTCGGTTAAGATTTTTTCAAGCTTGAACTTTGTGTGAATAGTCCATTCGACTGCTTGTTCAATATTTAATTGTTCAAATTGATCTAGTTCCCTTTGTGTAGTGATTGACTTTATTTTAAGACCTTCCTTTTCTTCCTGGTCTAAAGGTGTTTGTCCATCTTTATAATTGAATTCTAATCCCATAACGATTTTTTCATCTCTCTCTTTATTTCATAAGCAAGTTCCTTTATGGTTTCAGCAATTTTTTCGTCTCCAATCCCTTGATCTTCTAATTTCATGTGTTGATTGGTTCTTAATACTATTTTTTTTGCCAGTTTTTCTGCTTTTAATTGGACTAAGTGATCTATAGTTCCGTCTTTGGGAACGAGCGCATACACTAATTTTAAGTCCATAGCAATAGCCACATCTTTTAAAGAGTTGAGTGTTATGGTGCCACTTGCCTCACTATCTTCTATTCTTTTTACACCTTGTCTGGTTATATTTAATGCAGTGCCTAGTTGAGCCATTGTCATATTTAATGTGGTTCTAATTGTATGTATCCATCCACGTTCTGGGACCAAAACCCTTGTAGCGCTAGAAAAAGGTTCAAGCTTATGGTCGAGCTGCTCAATTAATAGTTTTTGTTTACTTCTCATTTTTGTAACCATTTAAGTTTACAAATGAATATAAATGTAAACGTATTGATTTACAAAAATAT
The genomic region above belongs to Dokdonia sp. Dokd-P16 and contains:
- a CDS encoding Fur family transcriptional regulator, whose protein sequence is MKRRNTPSKEAVLNLLSNTGKAMSREAIEQKLNVEIDRATIYRVLNRFHEDGMVHKIIAEDGKQYFALCMDCDDKNMSDNHFHFRCKSCDTIECLPETVHFTVPDGYSVNSINCVLSGICNDCA
- a CDS encoding NAD(P)/FAD-dependent oxidoreductase; protein product: MASNKKFDVIIIGGSYAGLSAAMALGRSLRDVLIIDSDLPCNRQTPHSHNFITQDGEKPSEIARIATAQVLQYNTVQIHNDLAISGAKTDDGFSITTKKGEKFKASKLIFATGIKDIMPDIKGFSQCWGISAIHCPYCHGYEVKHKKTGIIANGDVAFHYAQLIRNWTTDLTIFTNGTSTLTREQHDKIKRHNISINEKEITQVQHDHGQINQLVFKDNTTFELEAIYARPDIEQHCDIPAMLGCELTEQKLIKVDDFQKTTVDGVFACGDNSSLFRAVSKAVATGNMAGAMMNNQMTEAAFT
- a CDS encoding mobile mystery protein A, with product MRSKQKLLIEQLDHKLEPFSSATRVLVPERGWIHTIRTTLNMTMAQLGTALNITRQGVKRIEDSEASGTITLNSLKDVAIAMDLKLVYALVPKDGTIDHLVQLKAEKLAKKIVLRTNQHMKLEDQGIGDEKIAETIKELAYEIKREMKKSLWD
- a CDS encoding mobile mystery protein B, giving the protein MGLEFNYKDGQTPLDQEEKEGLKIKSITTQRELDQFEQLNIEQAVEWTIHTKFKLEKILTEKFVKEVHKKMYGDVWKWAGVFRKSEKNIGIPWTQIGIELKNLLDDTTYWIDNNTFLPEEIAIRFKHRIVSIHCFPNGNGRHSRMMADIIMESIFNKEIFSWQQSNMVKANETRQQYIKALREADKGNINQLIEFAKN